The following coding sequences are from one uncultured Desulfobacter sp. window:
- a CDS encoding Smr/MutS family protein: MKKVNTRKNRQKLHSKKDLPKLSSDKDFLDAFLIDDERHLKENQGKSNRPVEPPKKLNKHGLPLLDDYETWMEKNIDSDELSDNSTVEQDISTIDPEEDFSRLLEASLKGNRGLRKIPKPMPLKRRLKRYPPPEATLDLHGFTAMGAQVKARSFISTAHVQGFFTLRIIVGKGLHSEDGPVLPHVVEDLLKAMKKDNIVLSYKWAGAKRSKFGGAVLVYLKRFDD; the protein is encoded by the coding sequence ATGAAAAAGGTAAATACCAGGAAAAATAGACAAAAATTGCACAGCAAAAAGGATCTGCCCAAGCTCTCTTCGGACAAAGATTTTCTAGATGCTTTTTTAATTGATGACGAAAGACATTTAAAAGAAAATCAGGGAAAGTCAAACCGGCCTGTTGAACCCCCAAAAAAATTAAACAAACACGGTCTTCCTTTGCTCGATGATTATGAAACATGGATGGAAAAAAATATTGATTCCGATGAATTATCTGATAATTCTACAGTTGAGCAGGATATTTCCACCATTGACCCCGAAGAAGATTTTTCAAGGCTGCTTGAAGCCTCTTTGAAAGGTAATCGAGGGCTCCGTAAAATCCCGAAGCCCATGCCCTTGAAGCGTCGGCTAAAGAGATATCCACCGCCTGAAGCAACCCTTGATCTTCACGGCTTCACCGCCATGGGGGCCCAGGTTAAGGCCCGATCTTTCATTTCAACTGCCCATGTCCAGGGATTTTTTACCCTGCGTATTATTGTAGGCAAAGGGCTTCACTCAGAAGACGGCCCCGTGCTTCCCCATGTGGTGGAGGATTTGTTAAAGGCGATGAAGAAAGACAATATAGTTCTATCCTATAAGTGGGCGGGTGCCAAAAGATCAAAGTTCGGTGGTGCTGTGCTTGTTTATCTAAAACGATTTGATGATTAA
- a CDS encoding RNB domain-containing ribonuclease: protein MNIGDIVEYIDQQKIISAVILSEAKGKLRLLNENSREVIFSEKRLAHVSQTRLDTTCAKATLVSHLKQVAETRKKLSESIDIKGLWEILHDDPEEIDISAMTLFCFDPPLTPDHEAAVIRAFFNDRLYFKFNKVIFCPFTETQVEAKKRQIREEERREALINKGAAWLAQLRDRGSVSGEQDPALIEILKNYYVFGNDAQKAFVAKKIIKKAGLSSPDRLFELFVKAGIWDEDENLDLVSFQIPTSFSPKVNKAAEYLCKVSPLVFDDPKRKDLTDLPLITIDGQSTQDYDDAISLETTENGYRLGIHIIDVGACIRKEDTIDIAARERASSIYMPDDKLPMIPPSLSEDLCSLKEGQLRPGVSTLVQMNRFFEVQDYKILPSVIKVHQQMSYTEANIVNGKNDPITTLYKMATVLREKRLKSGAIQITLPEVNVWLDENKNIHYTKVDRENPSRMLVSEMMILANTLMAEFLKNNDMPGVFRSQAQPKQRIFKGIETELMPNFLQRKQLSRAVITTHAEPHAGLGVPAYVTATSPIRRYHDLLTQRQIKAILGIGTPYSAKELEDILASISVAVSNTGRIQAARKRYWVIKYLQDLRGENFEGLVLDSYRDHYNVLLKEFMLECRLPASGLKLKPGNQIQVTIQHADARRGQLTLFAV from the coding sequence ATGAATATTGGCGACATTGTTGAATATATAGACCAGCAAAAAATAATATCTGCGGTTATTTTAAGTGAGGCAAAAGGAAAGCTTCGGCTCCTCAATGAGAACAGCCGGGAAGTTATCTTTTCCGAAAAACGGCTTGCCCATGTTTCACAGACCCGGCTGGATACCACATGCGCCAAAGCTACCCTTGTCTCCCACCTCAAGCAGGTGGCTGAAACCCGCAAAAAGCTGTCTGAGTCTATTGATATCAAAGGATTATGGGAAATTCTACATGATGATCCCGAAGAAATTGATATCTCCGCCATGACCCTGTTCTGTTTTGACCCGCCGTTGACCCCGGACCATGAAGCTGCTGTTATCCGGGCATTTTTTAACGACCGCCTCTATTTCAAATTTAATAAAGTTATTTTTTGTCCGTTCACCGAAACCCAGGTGGAGGCAAAAAAACGGCAGATCAGGGAAGAAGAAAGGCGGGAAGCACTCATCAATAAAGGCGCAGCCTGGCTTGCGCAGCTTCGGGACCGAGGCAGTGTCAGTGGCGAACAAGACCCGGCGCTCATAGAAATCTTAAAAAACTATTATGTATTCGGCAATGATGCCCAAAAAGCCTTTGTGGCAAAAAAAATCATCAAAAAGGCTGGATTAAGTTCGCCTGACAGATTATTTGAGCTTTTTGTAAAGGCAGGTATCTGGGATGAGGATGAAAACCTGGATCTGGTCTCCTTTCAGATTCCAACTTCATTTTCACCCAAAGTGAACAAAGCCGCAGAGTACCTGTGCAAGGTATCTCCTCTCGTATTTGATGATCCCAAACGCAAGGACCTGACGGATCTGCCCTTGATTACCATTGACGGTCAGTCCACCCAGGATTACGACGACGCCATCAGCCTGGAAACCACGGAAAACGGCTATCGGCTGGGCATTCATATTATTGATGTCGGGGCCTGCATCCGCAAGGAAGACACCATTGATATTGCTGCCAGGGAGCGCGCCTCTTCCATTTACATGCCCGATGACAAACTGCCCATGATTCCACCGAGCCTGTCCGAGGATTTGTGCAGCCTCAAGGAAGGGCAACTGCGGCCCGGGGTGTCGACCCTCGTTCAGATGAACCGGTTTTTTGAAGTCCAGGACTATAAAATTTTGCCCTCGGTGATCAAGGTCCACCAGCAGATGAGCTATACCGAAGCCAATATTGTTAACGGTAAGAACGACCCCATCACCACGCTTTACAAAATGGCGACCGTCCTGCGGGAAAAACGGCTTAAGTCCGGGGCCATCCAGATCACCCTGCCCGAGGTTAATGTGTGGCTGGATGAAAATAAAAACATCCACTATACCAAGGTGGACCGGGAAAACCCCTCCCGGATGCTGGTCTCGGAGATGATGATTCTGGCCAACACCCTGATGGCCGAATTTTTAAAAAACAATGACATGCCCGGCGTCTTCCGTTCCCAGGCCCAGCCCAAACAGCGTATTTTCAAGGGTATTGAAACGGAACTGATGCCCAATTTTCTCCAGCGCAAACAATTGAGCCGGGCGGTAATTACCACCCATGCCGAGCCCCATGCAGGCTTAGGCGTTCCGGCCTATGTGACGGCCACCTCCCCCATCCGGCGCTACCATGATCTGCTTACCCAGCGCCAGATCAAGGCCATACTGGGTATCGGCACCCCCTACTCTGCCAAGGAGCTTGAAGACATTCTTGCGTCCATTTCCGTGGCCGTATCCAATACGGGCCGCATCCAGGCCGCCCGCAAGCGTTACTGGGTGATTAAATATCTGCAGGATTTAAGGGGGGAAAACTTTGAAGGGCTGGTGCTTGACTCATACAGGGACCATTACAACGTTCTGCTCAAGGAATTCATGCTTGAATGCAGACTGCCGGCATCCGGACTTAAACTCAAACCCGGCAATCAGATTCAGGTGACGATCCAGCATGCTGATGCGCGTCGGGGTCAGTTGACGCTTTTTGCCGTCTGA
- a CDS encoding sigma-54 dependent transcriptional regulator, with protein MTAAHKVLIVDDDPSILEVLEARLCTANFKVLKAKDANKAEQILRAQNGVDILVSDIKMPGKDGMELFSDIRRSLPDLPVILMTAYGTIQDAVEAMKLGAVDYISKPFDGKDLVKKINAVMAVKGGGGGAKPMPLVESGFYWGKSPAMKRLYSMVKKVAGTQVNVLLLGESGVGKERIASCIHKNSARREQPYMVVDCGSTPAGILESELFGHLKGAFTHAVKDKVGLIQVADSGTLFLDEIGNISHDMQCRMLRFLEDKKIRQVGAVKESIVDCRVIAATNADLPLAIEEGSFRQDLYYRLKGITLTIPPLRERKEDVYPLADMFAKNYGQAHGIEGLRISDAAVKVLEEHPWPGNVRELKNTIEAGAVLCRNQIIEPWDLQVESIRENAVLTSDLPDSQAFSIEQSEKDTIIRALKKSRGVQKKAADLLSISKRAMHYKVKKYNINPAIYK; from the coding sequence GTGACTGCAGCACATAAAGTACTCATCGTTGATGATGACCCAAGTATCCTTGAGGTCTTGGAGGCAAGGCTTTGTACAGCCAACTTCAAGGTTTTAAAGGCAAAGGATGCCAACAAAGCCGAACAGATTCTCAGAGCCCAGAACGGCGTAGATATTCTGGTGTCGGATATAAAAATGCCCGGAAAAGACGGAATGGAGTTGTTTTCCGACATCCGAAGGTCTCTGCCGGATCTTCCGGTGATTTTAATGACGGCCTACGGCACCATACAGGATGCTGTGGAGGCCATGAAACTAGGCGCAGTCGATTATATTTCCAAGCCTTTTGACGGTAAGGATTTGGTTAAAAAAATTAACGCCGTGATGGCCGTGAAGGGCGGTGGTGGCGGCGCAAAACCCATGCCCCTGGTTGAATCCGGATTTTATTGGGGGAAATCCCCTGCCATGAAGCGTCTTTACAGCATGGTAAAAAAGGTGGCCGGCACCCAGGTGAATGTCCTTCTCCTTGGTGAAAGCGGGGTGGGCAAAGAGCGCATCGCCTCATGTATTCATAAAAACAGTGCCAGAAGAGAGCAACCTTACATGGTTGTGGACTGCGGTTCAACGCCGGCAGGCATCCTTGAAAGTGAATTGTTCGGTCACCTGAAAGGCGCATTTACCCATGCGGTGAAAGACAAGGTCGGGCTTATCCAGGTCGCCGACTCCGGCACCCTTTTTCTCGATGAGATCGGCAATATCTCCCATGATATGCAATGCCGTATGTTGCGGTTTCTGGAGGATAAAAAAATCCGGCAGGTGGGCGCGGTAAAAGAATCCATTGTGGACTGCCGGGTGATTGCAGCAACCAATGCCGACCTGCCCCTGGCCATTGAAGAGGGCAGTTTCCGTCAGGACCTGTACTACCGTCTCAAGGGAATCACCCTGACCATTCCGCCGTTGCGCGAGCGAAAAGAAGACGTATATCCCCTGGCCGATATGTTTGCCAAAAATTATGGTCAGGCACACGGCATTGAGGGGTTGCGTATTTCCGATGCCGCCGTCAAAGTGCTCGAAGAACACCCCTGGCCCGGTAATGTCCGGGAATTGAAAAATACCATTGAAGCCGGGGCGGTGCTGTGCCGCAATCAAATCATTGAACCCTGGGACCTTCAGGTTGAAAGCATCAGGGAAAATGCGGTGCTCACTTCCGATCTTCCCGATTCCCAGGCGTTTTCCATTGAGCAAAGTGAAAAGGATACGATTATACGGGCCCTGAAAAAGTCACGGGGGGTTCAAAAAAAGGCGGCCGATCTTTTGAGTATAAGTAAACGGGCCATGCATTATAAGGTCAAAAAGTACAACATAAATCCTGCCATCTATAAATAG
- a CDS encoding carbon starvation CstA 5TM domain-containing protein, producing the protein MGVFVASFAGTTLDTATRIQRYIISELFSNLKLDFLTGKYAATFLAVATALVLAFATGAGGKGALKLWPMFGAVNQTLAGLALIIIAAYLKTKGGIKWLVAGIPAIAMMVLTIWALLLNQTAFGAKHNLLLQAVNGISLILAVWIFIEGLIKIATVKADLNN; encoded by the coding sequence ATGGGTGTGTTTGTGGCATCATTTGCAGGCACCACCCTGGATACAGCCACCCGTATCCAGCGCTACATCATTTCCGAGCTGTTTTCCAATCTGAAACTTGATTTTCTCACGGGCAAATATGCAGCAACCTTCCTGGCCGTTGCCACGGCCCTGGTCCTGGCCTTTGCCACGGGTGCCGGCGGCAAAGGCGCCCTTAAACTGTGGCCCATGTTCGGTGCGGTGAACCAGACCCTGGCCGGGCTTGCCCTGATCATCATCGCAGCCTATCTGAAAACAAAAGGCGGTATTAAATGGCTTGTGGCCGGTATTCCTGCCATTGCCATGATGGTGCTCACCATCTGGGCACTTCTTTTAAATCAGACCGCATTTGGGGCCAAGCACAATTTACTGCTGCAGGCAGTGAACGGTATCAGTTTGATCCTGGCTGTCTGGATTTTCATTGAAGGCCTGATCAAAATCGCAACGGTGAAAGCCGATTTAAACAATTAG
- a CDS encoding IMP cyclohydrolase, translating into MSKDLKKMYKTIMDDHFTPSMEISFVNGDSRQTLFYEKASWVIDGVEKGLRYGENPGQEAALYRLVNGNLALGDAKTIVPGKHLVSDIELLQSGKHPGKTNLTDADNSLNILRYFTDTPCAVIVKHNNPCGAARADSLEEAYAKAYMADRIAAFGGCIALNKAVDKATAEGIADQYAEVVVAPEFEDGVIEILGRRKNLRVIRINAMDKLQSFIGERVVDFKSLMDGGIVAQWSFVPTTLKKEDLFTASTEYKGTTYKVDREPTDQEYEDMLFGWLVESGITSNSVIYVKDNCTVGIGTGEQDRVGVAEIAVDKAYRKLCDRYCFERYNTPFANMTDEDKKAEIEADVAKEKGGLIGSSMISDAFFPFRDGVDVGLRQGVKAIIQPGGSMNDYQSIEACNEFGASMVYTGQRSFKH; encoded by the coding sequence ATGAGTAAAGATCTTAAAAAAATGTACAAAACCATCATGGATGACCATTTCACCCCGTCCATGGAAATTTCATTTGTGAATGGTGACAGCCGGCAGACCCTGTTTTATGAAAAAGCGTCCTGGGTTATTGATGGGGTTGAAAAAGGGCTTCGTTACGGGGAGAACCCGGGCCAGGAAGCCGCATTATACCGGCTGGTCAATGGAAATTTGGCCCTGGGAGATGCAAAGACCATTGTACCGGGCAAACACCTTGTGTCTGATATTGAATTGCTGCAGTCCGGTAAGCACCCCGGTAAAACCAATCTGACGGATGCAGACAATTCACTGAATATTTTGCGGTATTTTACGGATACCCCCTGTGCCGTCATTGTCAAGCATAACAACCCCTGCGGGGCTGCCCGGGCCGACAGCCTGGAAGAAGCCTATGCCAAAGCCTATATGGCAGACCGAATCGCTGCGTTCGGCGGGTGTATTGCCCTGAACAAAGCTGTGGACAAGGCAACTGCAGAAGGCATCGCCGATCAGTATGCTGAAGTGGTCGTAGCCCCGGAGTTTGAGGATGGGGTCATCGAGATTCTGGGCCGCCGCAAAAATCTGCGTGTGATCCGGATCAACGCCATGGATAAGCTGCAGTCATTCATCGGTGAGCGGGTGGTGGATTTTAAGAGCCTGATGGATGGCGGCATTGTCGCCCAGTGGTCCTTTGTGCCCACGACACTTAAAAAAGAGGACCTGTTTACTGCGTCCACGGAATACAAGGGTACAACCTATAAAGTGGACCGGGAACCCACGGACCAGGAATATGAGGATATGCTTTTTGGCTGGCTCGTTGAGTCCGGGATTACCTCCAACTCCGTAATCTATGTAAAAGACAACTGCACCGTAGGTATCGGCACCGGCGAACAGGACCGGGTGGGTGTTGCGGAGATCGCTGTGGACAAGGCCTATCGTAAATTGTGCGACCGGTACTGCTTTGAACGCTACAATACGCCTTTTGCCAACATGACCGATGAAGATAAAAAGGCCGAGATTGAAGCCGATGTGGCCAAAGAAAAAGGCGGACTGATTGGGTCTTCCATGATTTCTGATGCTTTTTTCCCATTCAGGGACGGTGTTGATGTCGGATTGCGCCAGGGTGTCAAAGCCATTATCCAGCCCGGCGGTTCCATGAACGACTACCAGTCCATTGAGGCCTGCAATGAGTTCGGCGCCAGCATGGTCTACACAGGACAGCGTAGTTTTAAACACTAA
- a CDS encoding HAMP domain-containing sensor histidine kinase: MTPGISKKLFVFLFFFIFIFYGTVYGLFMKVREMSDTSARIVGISNRIAVLSNDLKNSLLDMDANIKKLKLLKKDVYFDYFGAARDNYQKVLNEIIVLDTRRVTPAGYWYDIDQTFGDHIKSGIFMEAVMNEDYVWIDAGVLDRWVNTIAVARKDNDHRIEQALILINRLSRQVMRNCMIGFGISILVGIMGVLFISRSIIVPLNKLKSGLKRVSDDNYSYEMDIRSKDEFGQLAMAFNDMTRQLKADDEIRSDFIATLSHEIRSPLSSIRESVNMLTEELLGPVSDRQKKFLTISANEIARITGLLNHLLDASTLASGIKKRKVAPFDPNQLVQSAVLSITPGAQARGIRTEFNVLKQAPMVKGDEKEIMQVMINILDNALKFSPDNSRVNICLSKGPGKSFLTCDISDEGPGIPKDKKNLIFKKYYRAREVRKHMDGVGLGLNIARRIVQANGGEIFVKNRPEKGCTFSFTMPVF, encoded by the coding sequence ATGACACCAGGTATCTCAAAAAAACTTTTTGTTTTTCTCTTTTTTTTCATCTTCATATTCTATGGCACCGTATATGGCCTGTTTATGAAGGTCCGGGAGATGTCCGATACCTCTGCACGCATTGTCGGTATCAGCAACCGGATTGCCGTTTTGTCCAACGATCTGAAGAACAGCCTTCTTGATATGGACGCCAATATCAAGAAATTGAAACTGCTGAAAAAAGACGTTTATTTTGACTATTTCGGCGCAGCCAGGGACAATTATCAAAAGGTGCTTAACGAGATCATCGTCCTGGATACAAGGCGGGTAACCCCGGCAGGATACTGGTATGACATTGACCAAACCTTTGGTGACCATATCAAGTCAGGTATTTTTATGGAAGCGGTCATGAACGAGGATTATGTCTGGATTGATGCCGGGGTCCTGGACCGCTGGGTGAACACCATTGCCGTGGCCAGAAAAGATAACGACCATAGAATTGAGCAGGCGCTGATTCTGATCAATCGTTTAAGCCGTCAGGTCATGAGAAACTGCATGATCGGGTTCGGTATTTCCATATTGGTGGGCATTATGGGGGTTTTGTTTATTTCCAGATCCATCATTGTCCCCTTAAATAAATTAAAATCCGGGCTTAAACGTGTCTCTGATGATAATTACTCGTATGAGATGGATATTAGGTCCAAAGATGAATTCGGGCAGTTGGCCATGGCGTTCAATGATATGACCCGTCAGCTTAAAGCCGATGATGAAATTCGATCTGATTTTATTGCGACCTTAAGCCATGAGATTCGAAGCCCTTTGTCTTCCATACGTGAATCCGTGAATATGCTGACCGAAGAACTCCTTGGGCCGGTAAGTGATAGGCAGAAGAAATTTTTAACCATTTCGGCCAATGAGATTGCCCGGATCACAGGCCTGCTGAATCATCTGCTGGATGCGTCCACCCTGGCATCGGGCATAAAGAAAAGAAAGGTGGCCCCCTTTGATCCCAACCAGCTTGTGCAATCCGCCGTATTGAGTATTACACCCGGGGCACAGGCCCGGGGCATACGTACTGAATTTAACGTTTTAAAACAGGCCCCCATGGTTAAGGGGGATGAAAAGGAGATTATGCAGGTGATGATAAATATCCTGGATAATGCCCTTAAATTTTCCCCGGACAACAGCCGGGTGAATATTTGTTTGAGCAAGGGGCCGGGGAAAAGCTTTCTAACATGTGATATCAGTGATGAAGGGCCGGGGATACCCAAAGATAAGAAAAATTTAATTTTTAAAAAATACTACCGGGCCAGGGAGGTGCGCAAGCACATGGACGGGGTCGGGCTTGGGTTGAATATTGCCCGGCGGATCGTTCAGGCCAATGGTGGAGAAATTTTCGTGAAGAACAGGCCGGAGAAAGGGTGTACCTTTTCCTTTACTATGCCGGTGTTTTAA
- a CDS encoding ArsA-related P-loop ATPase, whose product MKTEPDVLFFLGKGGTGKSTCASLCALDLAGKGYRVCLASFDDAHNLSDIFQTTLCHAPKAVVPGLEVIQMDKDKEIASYLAGVTRQVKRNFTYLTAFNLGNYFDVLKLSPGMEAHALAKGFTELKKKYMGWDYLIIDMPPTALALSFFNLPALSLLWVAQLEKLRLEINQKKEIISKIKLAGKEIAKDKVLARIMEIKSDYQDLQSYFEHNALCYVVHNTDALSLAETRRITDQLEKLGITPAGLFCNHRSRHEMDSNTLEPELSCRILMNLPYSAEPLVGIDTLTRFTRQSGLDPAKAILRSITRRSFQCPDRS is encoded by the coding sequence ATGAAAACCGAACCTGACGTTCTATTTTTTTTGGGAAAAGGCGGCACAGGCAAGTCCACATGTGCGTCACTTTGCGCCCTGGATCTTGCCGGAAAAGGTTACAGGGTTTGCCTGGCCTCCTTTGACGATGCCCACAACCTGTCTGACATTTTCCAGACAACATTGTGCCATGCGCCCAAGGCCGTTGTTCCCGGCCTTGAGGTCATCCAGATGGACAAAGACAAAGAGATCGCATCCTACCTGGCAGGGGTGACACGACAGGTAAAACGAAACTTCACCTACCTGACCGCATTTAACCTCGGAAACTATTTTGATGTATTAAAACTGTCTCCAGGCATGGAGGCCCACGCACTGGCCAAAGGCTTTACCGAGCTTAAAAAAAAATACATGGGATGGGATTATCTGATCATCGACATGCCGCCCACAGCCCTTGCGTTAAGCTTTTTTAATCTGCCGGCCCTGTCGTTGCTCTGGGTGGCGCAGTTGGAAAAACTGCGTCTGGAAATCAACCAAAAAAAAGAAATCATTTCAAAAATAAAATTAGCCGGCAAAGAGATTGCCAAGGATAAGGTGCTGGCAAGAATCATGGAGATAAAATCCGATTATCAGGATCTGCAATCCTATTTTGAACACAACGCCCTATGCTATGTTGTGCATAATACGGATGCCCTGTCCCTGGCCGAAACCCGAAGAATTACCGATCAGCTTGAAAAGCTTGGTATAACGCCGGCCGGTCTGTTCTGCAATCACAGATCCCGGCATGAAATGGATTCAAACACCTTGGAACCCGAACTTTCATGCCGAATTTTAATGAATCTGCCTTACTCGGCTGAACCTTTGGTGGGAATTGACACGCTGACCCGGTTTACCAGACAGTCAGGTCTTGATCCGGCCAAAGCAATATTGAGGTCAATTACTCGCCGATCTTTTCAATGTCCAGACCGATCATAA
- a CDS encoding transposase, with amino-acid sequence MGHSIQIKEAVLQKVLLGNKPHHEISQEFGVGRSTIGKWLRQYKESGNTALKSKAKRPKDWSSEQRISALIETGTMTSEECVAWCRKKGIFCHHLEQWRKDAVSGMSNTADKRQSEKEKQYKKEISSLRRDLSRKEKALAETAALLVLKKKAQAIWGEPEED; translated from the coding sequence ATGGGACATTCTATCCAAATCAAAGAGGCTGTGTTACAAAAGGTACTACTGGGCAACAAACCCCACCATGAGATATCGCAAGAATTCGGAGTTGGCCGATCAACAATCGGAAAATGGCTAAGACAATATAAAGAAAGCGGCAACACTGCATTGAAATCAAAAGCGAAACGCCCCAAAGACTGGTCTTCTGAGCAAAGAATTTCAGCACTTATAGAAACAGGAACTATGACTTCTGAAGAATGTGTTGCCTGGTGCCGTAAAAAAGGAATTTTTTGCCATCACTTGGAGCAATGGAGAAAAGATGCCGTTTCCGGTATGTCAAACACTGCAGATAAAAGGCAAAGTGAAAAGGAAAAACAATATAAAAAAGAAATATCCTCTTTAAGACGCGACCTTTCCCGTAAAGAAAAAGCACTTGCAGAAACAGCGGCCTTGCTGGTTCTTAAAAAAAAAGCCCAGGCGATCTGGGGGGAGCCAGAGGAAGATTGA
- the mltG gene encoding endolytic transglycosylase MltG has product MISALFCLFTAMFIGAAVLWISWFIKTPASTRSKPVTFTVSSGQHLSAIARNLQDQELISNLIAFKLYVRIKKSGTRIKAGEYAMNTGMSPKTILNLLTSGKNKLYRITLPEGLNMEEIAMLVQKAGLCSSKDFLAVCNDLKFINELKIPGMTLEGYLFPDTYFFSKETDCKTLITKMVSTFNKTFNDKWKARAKELDLSVHEVVILASIIEKETGNAKERPIISSVFHNRLKRNMRLESDPTVIYGVSDYHGKIRYKHLRRVTPYNTYKINGLPAGPIANPGALALKAALYPARTNYLFFVSKNDTTHQFSTNLRDHNRAVKKYQLK; this is encoded by the coding sequence CTGATTTCAGCCCTCTTCTGCTTGTTCACCGCTATGTTCATTGGTGCCGCCGTGCTCTGGATCTCCTGGTTCATCAAAACTCCGGCGTCTACCCGGTCGAAACCGGTTACGTTTACAGTATCTTCGGGCCAGCATCTATCGGCCATCGCCCGAAACCTTCAAGACCAGGAACTCATTTCAAATCTCATCGCGTTCAAGCTTTATGTCCGGATCAAAAAGTCTGGAACCCGAATTAAAGCAGGTGAGTATGCGATGAATACCGGGATGAGTCCGAAAACCATCTTGAATCTTTTAACTTCGGGGAAAAATAAGCTTTACCGGATCACCCTTCCCGAAGGGCTGAACATGGAAGAAATTGCAATGCTCGTTCAAAAAGCAGGCCTGTGTTCCAGCAAAGATTTTTTAGCCGTATGCAACGACTTAAAATTTATAAATGAATTGAAAATACCTGGAATGACCTTGGAAGGTTATCTCTTTCCCGACACCTATTTTTTCTCCAAGGAGACAGATTGCAAAACCTTGATCACAAAAATGGTGTCAACATTTAACAAAACATTCAATGATAAATGGAAAGCCCGGGCAAAAGAATTGGACTTAAGTGTTCATGAAGTTGTGATTCTTGCCTCAATCATTGAAAAAGAGACGGGTAATGCAAAAGAAAGGCCCATCATTTCATCGGTATTCCATAACCGTTTAAAGCGCAATATGCGATTAGAAAGTGATCCCACGGTAATTTACGGGGTTTCGGACTATCACGGCAAAATCAGATATAAACATTTAAGGCGTGTTACCCCTTATAACACCTATAAGATAAACGGACTGCCGGCCGGACCCATTGCCAACCCGGGCGCCCTGGCGCTGAAGGCTGCGTTGTACCCTGCCCGGACAAATTACCTTTTCTTTGTATCAAAAAACGATACCACGCATCAATTTTCAACAAACCTCAGAGATCACAACAGAGCCGTAAAAAAATATCAACTCAAATAG
- a CDS encoding IS3 family transposase — MITSEDKRSVLTLISEACQAGAGKSKAAQLLGLTVRTIQRWKKQGTTDHRKGSRAVPANKLSVEEQDNIVNVLKSQEYADFSPNQIVPKLADQGIYMGSESTMYRILRTLKMNEHRQASNPVHRHSPETFTACGPNQIWSWDITYLPSSVKGQFYYLYIVMDLYSRKAVACQVYESESGEFASDLIADACIREKISKKQIILHSDNGSPMKSATMLAKLQDLGVMPSFSRPSVSNDNPFSESLFRTMKYRPNYPEKPFENVIKARDWADNFVTWYNTVHFHSSLNFVTPDDRHRGKDVQILEDRHKVYMEARLKNPERWSKGTRAWKPITEVSLKKFKRLKPETAAGKRLA; from the coding sequence TTGATAACCTCTGAGGATAAACGGTCCGTGTTAACCTTGATATCTGAGGCCTGCCAAGCCGGCGCCGGTAAAAGTAAGGCGGCACAATTATTGGGATTAACAGTGCGAACGATTCAGCGCTGGAAAAAGCAGGGGACAACAGATCACCGTAAGGGTTCTCGTGCCGTTCCTGCCAATAAGTTGTCGGTTGAAGAGCAAGATAACATTGTCAATGTACTGAAATCTCAGGAATATGCAGATTTCAGCCCCAATCAAATCGTTCCAAAGCTTGCTGATCAGGGTATCTATATGGGATCTGAGTCTACAATGTATAGAATTTTGAGAACGCTGAAGATGAACGAGCACCGTCAGGCAAGCAATCCAGTGCATAGACATAGCCCGGAAACATTCACGGCATGTGGTCCTAATCAGATATGGTCCTGGGATATTACATATTTGCCTTCATCAGTGAAAGGTCAATTCTATTACCTTTATATCGTGATGGATCTATACAGCCGGAAAGCTGTCGCCTGCCAGGTTTATGAATCGGAGTCCGGAGAATTTGCCTCAGATTTGATAGCAGACGCCTGCATTCGTGAAAAGATATCAAAAAAACAGATTATTTTGCATTCTGATAACGGATCTCCAATGAAATCAGCAACTATGTTGGCCAAGCTGCAAGACTTAGGGGTCATGCCGTCCTTTAGCCGGCCCAGTGTCAGCAATGATAACCCTTTTTCAGAGTCATTGTTCAGAACAATGAAATACAGGCCGAATTATCCGGAAAAGCCATTTGAAAATGTAATTAAAGCAAGAGATTGGGCGGATAATTTTGTCACTTGGTATAATACTGTGCATTTCCATAGCAGTCTCAATTTTGTTACTCCTGATGACAGACACCGCGGAAAAGATGTTCAAATCCTTGAGGATCGACATAAAGTGTATATGGAAGCCCGGTTGAAGAATCCTGAAAGGTGGTCCAAGGGAACAAGAGCCTGGAAGCCAATTACAGAAGTAAGTTTGAAAAAATTCAAGCGGTTAAAGCCTGAAACCGCTGCTGGAAAAAGGCTTGCTTGA